In one Arachis duranensis cultivar V14167 chromosome 9, aradu.V14167.gnm2.J7QH, whole genome shotgun sequence genomic region, the following are encoded:
- the LOC107467224 gene encoding uncharacterized protein LOC107467224, with product MASNITMEHVESQRGRNAILSQWGGKKVRSSSEPKVVPKDRTRQGDLGAHVLGELDAFKESMLQIEEKLENSLKLFEEVRVGFEKAKSRPTIIRETTKIDLPKPKEFKGVRDARDVENFLWQMERYFEGQGVVEEAIKVRTTALYLSDNATLWWRRKCVDMEKGTCNITTWKDFKRELKRQFFPKNVVYKARKKLRELKHKSTISDYLKEFTTLTLQIPNLASEDALFFFIDGLQPWAKQELQRRNVKDVDEAIVVAESLIEYHRGDSKPNSSSKPSSTKGTLASIVEEREAQTQVTECVGSIQHINAVKGKEASTAEKKGLMYVKAFINEKPVMAMIDTGATHNFITPDEAKRLGLKITEKNGWFKPVNTKGEPLKGVAKKVEMTLGSWKGLVDFSVAPMDDFKIVIGLDFQRKENIIPMPYYDVICIMEKGSPCMVPTIPKVGGPPILSAMQLKKGFKKGEITYLTLLQEESTSEREDVPPKIKEVLEENKDVMPPELPKQLPPRRKVDHKIELETGAKLPASTPYRMAPPELEELKKQLKDLLDVGFIRPSKAPYGAPVLFQKKHDGSLRLCIDYRALNKVTIKNKYPIPLIADLFDQLGRAKWFSKLYLRSGYHQVRIADGDEPKTTCVTRYGSYEWLVMPFGLINAPATFCTLMNEIFRLYLDWFIVVCLDNIVVYSNTLEEHEKCSFARDEVHFLGHIIKGGTLCIDQGKVKAIKEWEPPNKVSELRSFLGLANYYRRFIKGYSTKAAPLTDLLKKNHSWKWSKECQKAFDELKAAITEGPVLALSDYLKVFEVHTDASDYAIGGVLMQEGHPIAFESRKLNDTDRRYTVQEKEMTAVVHCKTNVVADALSRKAELAAIYMVEGDIVHTIKEGLHHDPLAKKLVELAREGKSPGAYHMIKSWEEQADVTRSYLDKAAKRMKKWADKKRRHTSYQVRDKVMIKLLPQQFKAFRKVHKGLIRKYEGPFEIIGRIGEVAYKVQLPPSMKIHPVFHVSMLKPYHEDQDEPSRGNSSRALPVVIRSFEKKSKRS from the exons ATGGCTTCTAATATCACCATGGAGCATGTTGAGTCTCAAAGGGGTAGGAATGCTATTCTTTCTCAATGGGGAGGCAAGAAGGTCCGTTCTTCAAGTGAGCCTAAAG TGGTTCCAAAGGATAGAACAAGACAAGGAGACCTCGGGGCTCATGTGTTAGGAGAACTAgatgctttcaaagaaagcatgcTCCAAATCGAAGAAAAGCTTGAGAATTCCTTGAAGCTATTTGAGGAAGTTCGAGTTGGGTTCGAGAAGGCAAAATCTCGACCAACCATTATAAGGGAGACGACAAAGATTGATCTCCCAAAGCCAAAGGAGTTCAAGGGCGTGAGGGACGCTCGAGATGTGGAGAACTTCCTATGGCAAATGGAGAGGTACTTTGAAGGCCAAGGGGTGGTCGAAGAAGCAATAAAGGTACGCACTACAGCTCTCTATCTTTCTGATAATGCTACTTTGTGGTGGAGGAGAAAGTGCGTAGATATGGAGAAGGGTACTTGCAACATAACCACATGGAAAGATTTCAAAAGGGAGTTGAAAAGACAATTCTTCCCTAAGAATGTGGTTTATAAAGCAAGGAAGAAGTTGAGGGAGTTGAAGCACAAGAGTACGATTAGCGACTACCTAAAGGAGTTTACTACTCTCACACTTCAAATCCCCAACTTAGCATCAGAGGATgcattgttcttcttcattgatGGACTCCAACCTTGGGCAAAGCAAGAACTACAAAGAAGGAATGTTAAGGATGTCGATGAGGCCATCGTGGTGGCCGAATCACTCATTGAGTATCATAGGGGAGACTCTAAACCCAACTCTTCTTCCAAGCCTAGTTCTACTAAAG GGACTTTGGCATCTATCGTCGAGGAACGAGAGGCCCAAACTCAAGTAACTGAATGTGTTGGATCCATCCAACACATAAATGCTGTGAAGGGCAAAGAGGCAAGCACTGCAGAAAAGAAAGGCTTGATGTATGTCAAAGCCTTTATCAATGAAAAACCTGTCATGGCTATGATCGACACTGGTGCTACACACAACTTCATCACGCCTGATGAAGCAAAGAGACTTGGGTTGAAGATCACCGAAAAGAATGGCTGGTTCAAACCCGTGAATACCAAGGGTGAACCCCTTAAGGGAGTAGCAAAAAAGGTTGAGATGACTCTTGGTTCTTGGAAGGGCCTTGTGGATTTCTCAGTAGCACCcatggacgattttaaaatagtcATCGGGCTCGATTTtcaaaggaaggaaaatataataCCTATGCCATACTACGATGTGATATGCATCATGGAGAAAGGGTCTCCATGCATGGTCCCTACAATCCCTAAAGTTGGCGGACCACCGATACTGTCTGCTATGCAACTCAAGAAAGGGTTCAAGAAGGGAGAGATTACATATTTGACTCTATTGCAAGAGGAGTCAACATCCGAAAGAGAAGACGTTCCTCCCAAAATCAAGGAAGTccttgaagaaaataaggatgtgATGCCTCCCGAGTTGCCAAAACAACTACCACCTAGGAGGAAGGTGGACCACAAGATTGAATTGGAGACAGGAGCAAAGCTGCCCGCCTCAACACCTTATAGGATGGCACCGCCAGAACTCGAGGAGTTGAAGAAGCAACTCAAGGATTTGCTAGATGTTGGGTTCATCCGTCCATCAAAGGCACCTTATGGCGCACCAGTCTTATTTCAAAAGAAGCATGATGGTTCATTGAGACTATGCATCGACTATCGAGCACTGAACAAGGTTACCATCAAGAACAAATACCCAATTCCTTTGATAGCCGATTTGTTTGATCAACTTGGTAGAGCCAAGTGGTTTTCAAAGCTATATTTGAGGTCAGGATATCACCAAGTGAGAATTGCGGATGGTGATGAGCCTAAGACCACGTGTGTCACGAGGTATGGATCGTATGAGTGGTTGGTGATGCCTTTTGGCTTGATCAATGCTCCTGCGACCTTCTGTACCTTGATGAACGAGATCTTTCGACTTTACCTTGATTGGTTTATAGTGGTCTGCTTGGATAACATCGTTGTCTATAGCAATACTTTGGAGGAACAT gaaaagtgtTCCTTTGCAAGGGACGAAGTCCACTTCTTGGGACACATCATTAAAGGTGGAACTCTCTGCATAGATCAAGGAAAGGTGAAGGCTATCAAAGAGTGGGAGCCACCAAACAAAGTATCTGAATTGAGGTCATTTCTTGGATTGGCTAATTACTATCGGAGGTTTATCAAGGGATACTCCACCAAGGCTGCACCATTAACTGATCTTCTCAAGAAGAATCACTCTTGGAAATGgtcaaaggagtgtcaaaaggCTTTTGATGAGTTGAAGGCTGCTATCACAGAAGGACCAGTACTAGCACTATCCGACTACTTAAAGGTGTTTGAAGTCCACACTGATGCTTCTGACTACGCTATTGGAGGAGTTCTGATGCAAGAAGGACATCCTATTGCCTTTGAGAGTCGCAAGTTGAATGATACAGATAGGCGATACACTgtccaagagaaggagatgaccGCGGTGGTGCACT GCAAGACTAATGTGGTAGCAGATGCGCTGAGTCGCAAGGCTGAGTTGGCAGCCATTTATATGGTTGAAGGAGATATTGTGCATACCATCAAAGAAGGGTTGCATCACGATCCATTAGCCAAGAAGTTGGTGGAGTTGGCTAGAGAAG GGAAGAGCCCTggagcttatcatatgattaagTCATGGGAAGAACAAGCAGATGTTACTCGTTCTTACCTCGACAAAGCTgcaaagaggatgaagaaatgGGCAGATAAGAAGAGGAGGCATACAAGCTATCAAGTGAGAGATAAGGTAATGATTAAACTTCTTCCACAACAATTCAAAGCCTTTCGCAAGGTTCATAAGGGTTTAATCCGCAAATACGAAGGGCCATTTGAGATCATTGGACGTATTGGGGAGGTTGCTTACAAAGTACAACTCCCTCCCTCTATGAAGATCCACCCGGTCTTCCATGTGAGTATGCTTAAACCATATCATGAAGACCAAGACGAACCAAGTAGAGGTAACTCGAGTCGTGCTCTGCCCGTGGTGATTAGATCCTTTGAAAAAAAATCGAAGAGATCTTAG
- the LOC107467546 gene encoding uncharacterized protein LOC107467546: MMDSPSFSSSSSSEFASIATADQNAARSRRSGDGSEAASLEQSRRRWHDVFWLGVFVVHLVALGFLLGVLGLNRFKEENRLNIDKYTSRFSENEAGLTETYWPLYAAAGGVGTVLGWSWLLLLGSRATQMMKVSVHILTTYLAVVSVLCFWAGQIFWGIAFAIGAALQFLYVLAVIDRLPFTMLVLQKAVKMVWNLPEVMRVAYLFMVVVLLWMALWSFGAAGVVASSIGDGGRWWLLVVFSVSLFWTGAVLCNTVHVIVSGMVFLVLFHGGREAASIPDDSLMKSLQYALTTSFGSICYGSLFTAAIRTLRWKIRGFRSKIGNNECLLCCVDFLFHLVETLVRFFNKYAYVQIAVHGKSFNRSARDAWELFQSTGVEALVAYDCSGAVLLMGTVFGGLITGTCSGVWAWFKWQDRVMMIGSTSMLMGMVLVGLAMVVVESAVTSIYICYAEDPLLIQRWDTEFFNQLSETLHQRLQHRSARAREVLTRYRLDGNASI; encoded by the exons ATGATGGATTCtccctctttctcttcctcctcctcctctgaaTTTGCTTCCATAGCCACCGCTGATCAG AATGCTGCCAGAAGTAGGAGAAGCGGTGATGGCAGTGAAGCTGCCAGTTTAGAACAATCACGGAGGCGGTGGCATGATGTTTTCTGGTTAGGAGTATTTGTGGTTCATTTGGTTGCCCTTGGTTTCCTTCTGGGGGTTCTTGGCCTCAATAGGTTCAAGGAAGAGAATAGACTTAACATTGACAAGTATACCTCCCGGTTTTCGGAGAATGAAGCTGGGTTGACCGAGACTTATTGGCCGCTTTATGCTGCTGCTGGTGGAGTTGGGACAGTTCTTGGATGGagttggttgttgttgttgggctcAAGGGCCACTCAGATGATGAAGGTGTCCGTTCACATCCTCACCACTTATCTTGCTGTGGTTAGtgttctgtgtttctgggcagGCCAGATTTTTTGGGGAATCGCCTTTGCTATTGGAGCTGCCCTGCAGTTCTTGTATGTCTTAGCAGTCATAGACAG ACTTCCATTCACAATGTTGGTTCTGCAAAAAGCTGTGAAGATGGTATGGAATCTTCCTGAGGTTATGAGAGTGGCATACTTATTTATGGTGGTTGTGCTTTTATGGATGGCCTTATGGTCATTTGGAGCAGCTGGTGTTGTGGCTTCAAGTATCGGTGATGGTGGACGCTGGTGGCTTCTTGTG GTGTTCTCTGTAAGCTTATTTTGGACGGGTGCAGTACTCTGTAATACTGTACATGTTATAGTGTCTGGGATggtatttcttgttcttttccaTGGTGGTAGAGAGGCTGCATCAATTCCCGATGATTCCTTAATGAAATCTCTACAGTATGCTTTAACAACATCTTTTGGCAGTATCTGCTATGGCTCACTATTTACTGCTGCTATTAGGACCTTGCGGTGGAAG ATTCGTGGGTTTCGATCAAAGATTGGCAACAATGAGTGTCTGCTGTGCTGCGTCGATTTCCTTTTCCATCTTGTGGAGACTCTTGTCCGATTTTTCAACAAGTATGCTTATGTTCAG ATTGCTGTGCATGGTAAAAGCTTTAACCGTTCGGCTAGAGATGCATGGGAGCTGTTCCAATCAACTGGGGTCGAAGCACTTGTGGCCTATGATTGCTCAGGTGCTGTCCTGCTAATGGGCACCGTTTTTGGCGGGCTCATAACCGGAACTTGCTCTGGTGTTTGGGCTTGGTTCAAATGGCAGGACCGAGTTATGATGATTGGGTCCACGTCCATGCTAATGGGAATGGTATTG GTTGGATTGGCAatggttgtggtggaaagtgcTGTTACATCGATATATATATGCTATGCAGAAGACCCCTTATTGATACAAAGATGGGACACTGAATTTTTCAACCAGTTATCAGAGACACTGCATCAGAGGCTTCAACATAGAAGTGCTCGAGCTAGGGAAGTTTTAACCCGCTATCGTCTCGATGGAAATGCTTCCATTTGA
- the LOC107467222 gene encoding uncharacterized protein LOC107467222, which produces MVLEISIEPSMITEVETYDLTSRHYPYTVYADDQRILCINTTSSQTLSKWLTNLLKSTPKNTPVIVGITAEHQFTKYTKCGVKDHGYDFISLCIGSHCLLYPLLQQADSYKAKQNPRPLCDFFANPRVIAVGMEIEKVKAKLEKHHGIELKKALDLRAMAVEGMKEVGEKVDLWRYNLDKLAKTVLGKHFDVVKPEEKLDWYDEESSCCYYNVYTDEKTMFITIDTYLCYLIGFELHGMIHGHEAGKSQDSSKSKKKVNKKKNS; this is translated from the coding sequence ATGGTTCTCGAGATCAGCATTGAACCCAGCATGATCACCGAAGTCGAGACTTACGACCTCACTTCCCGCCATTATCCTTACACCGTTTATGCCGACGACCAACGCATCCTTTGCATCAACACCACCTCTTCCCAAACGCTCTCCAAGTGGCTCACCAACCTCCTCAAGTCCACTCCCAAAAACACCCCGGTCATCGTGGGCATAACCGCCGAGCACCAATTTACCAAGTACACCAAGTGCGGCGTCAAGGACCACGGCTACGACTTCATCTCCCTCTGCATTGGCTCTCACTGCCTCCTCTACCCTCTTCTCCAACAAGCCGACTCTTACAAAGCGAAGCAAAACCCTAGGCCCCTTTGCGACTTCTTCGCCAATCCTAGGGTTATCGCGGTGGGAATGGAGATCGAAAAGGTGAAGGCAAAGCTGGAGAAGCACCACGGGATCGAGCTGAAGAAGGCGTTGGACCTTAGGGCGATGGCGGTGGAAGGGATGAAGGAGGTAGGGGAGAAGGTGGATTTGTGGCGGTACAATCTTGACAAGTTGGCGAAGACAGTGCTGGGAAAGCACTTTGACGTTGTGAAGCCGGAAGAGAAGCTGGACTGGTACGATGAAGAAAGCTCGTGCTGTTATTACAATGTGTATACGGATGAGAAGACAATGTTCATCACTATTGATACTTATCTTTGCTACCTCATTGGTTTCGAGCTGCATGGTATGATCCATGGACATGAAGCGGGTAAGAGCCAAGATTCTAGTAAGTCCAAGAAGAAGGTtaacaagaagaagaactcatga